A DNA window from Vigna angularis cultivar LongXiaoDou No.4 chromosome 1, ASM1680809v1, whole genome shotgun sequence contains the following coding sequences:
- the LOC108341469 gene encoding protein ROOT INITIATION DEFECTIVE 3-like isoform X1 produces the protein MLKTWRAHKKCLNCMLFSFDNSLLISSSDDGMICVWSMISLLDIEETRSSPPPLHCLSGHISSITGLLTAPNSYHSILISSSLDGTCKVWDFISGKHMQTQAYPFAITSIALHQRESLLFCGTEKGIIFVEKLDVGRGEGPFLVIKGQPLELKGHSGAITALTSSRSSLISASEDCSICVWDIFSWEITRRFSLHKAGKVTNLVVVSRSSLLSTSKNRRVSNEYIISPLDKYPQLSNSIKGTLHSSLYRGKTCIDLKSSELLKQKIFDTQKVDVPTITTLQMRVEASVKNHVWATNMTNHVMVINKQLKSTLLGMMQHRLFRPNNTNLRKTSRKKPKI, from the exons ATGTTGAAGACTTGGAGGGctcataaaaaatgtttaaactgcatgttattttcatttgacAATTCTCTTCTCATTTCTAGCTCAGATGATGGAATGATTTGTGTTTGGTCCATGATTAG TTTGTTAGACATAGAAGAAACGAGAAGTTCGCCGCCTCCATTGCATTGTTTGTCAGGACATATATCCTCCATAACAGGTCTTTTAACGGCACCAAATAGTTACCactcaattttaatatcaagTTCCCTTGATGGCACGTGCAAG GTTTGGGATTTTATCTCAGGAAAACATATGCAAACTCAAGCTTATCCTTTTGCCATAACTTCCATTGCCCTTCACCAAAGAGAAAGTCTTTTGTTTTGCGGAACAGAAAAAGGAATAATATTTGTCGAGAAGCTCGATGTTGGTCGTGGAGAAGGTCCTTTTCTTGTCATTAAAGGGCAGCCACTTGAACTGAAAGGACACAG TGGAGCCATTACTGCCTTAACCTCATCTCGATCATCCCTAATATCTGCCTCTGAAGATTGTTCGATTTGCGTTTGGGACATCTTTAGTTGGGAAATCACTCGAAGGTTTAGTCTCCATAAAG cAGGGAAAGTAACCAATCTTGTGGTGGTTTCACGATCTTCGTTGCTTTCTACATCAAAAAACAGGAGAGTCTCGaatgaatatattatttctcCACTTGACAAGTATCCGCAATTGTCCAACTCAATCAAGGGAACTCTCCATTCCTCATTATATAGAGGAAAAACTTGCATTGATTTGAAAAGTTCTGAATTATTGAAACAGAAGATTTTTGATACACAg AAAGTAGATGTACCAACAATCACAACCTTGCAAATGAGAGTGGAAGCAAGTGTAAAGAATCATGTATGGGCAACAAACATGACAAACCATGTCATGGTGATAAACAAACAGTTGAAGTCAACACTGTTAGGCATGATGCAACATAGACTGTTTCGTCCAAACAACACCAACTTGCGAAAAACTAGTAGAAAGAAACCCAAAATTTAG
- the LOC108341469 gene encoding protein ROOT INITIATION DEFECTIVE 3-like isoform X2: MLKTWRAHKKCLNCMLFSFDNSLLISSSDDGMICVWSMISLLDIEETRSSPPPLHCLSGHISSITGLLTAPNSYHSILISSSLDGTCKVWDFISGKHMQTQAYPFAITSIALHQRESLLFCGTEKGIIFVEKLDVGRGEGPFLVIKGQPLELKGHSGAITALTSSRSSLISASEDCSICVWDIFSWEITRRFSLHKGKVTNLVVVSRSSLLSTSKNRRVSNEYIISPLDKYPQLSNSIKGTLHSSLYRGKTCIDLKSSELLKQKIFDTQKVDVPTITTLQMRVEASVKNHVWATNMTNHVMVINKQLKSTLLGMMQHRLFRPNNTNLRKTSRKKPKI; this comes from the exons ATGTTGAAGACTTGGAGGGctcataaaaaatgtttaaactgcatgttattttcatttgacAATTCTCTTCTCATTTCTAGCTCAGATGATGGAATGATTTGTGTTTGGTCCATGATTAG TTTGTTAGACATAGAAGAAACGAGAAGTTCGCCGCCTCCATTGCATTGTTTGTCAGGACATATATCCTCCATAACAGGTCTTTTAACGGCACCAAATAGTTACCactcaattttaatatcaagTTCCCTTGATGGCACGTGCAAG GTTTGGGATTTTATCTCAGGAAAACATATGCAAACTCAAGCTTATCCTTTTGCCATAACTTCCATTGCCCTTCACCAAAGAGAAAGTCTTTTGTTTTGCGGAACAGAAAAAGGAATAATATTTGTCGAGAAGCTCGATGTTGGTCGTGGAGAAGGTCCTTTTCTTGTCATTAAAGGGCAGCCACTTGAACTGAAAGGACACAG TGGAGCCATTACTGCCTTAACCTCATCTCGATCATCCCTAATATCTGCCTCTGAAGATTGTTCGATTTGCGTTTGGGACATCTTTAGTTGGGAAATCACTCGAAGGTTTAGTCTCCATAAAG GGAAAGTAACCAATCTTGTGGTGGTTTCACGATCTTCGTTGCTTTCTACATCAAAAAACAGGAGAGTCTCGaatgaatatattatttctcCACTTGACAAGTATCCGCAATTGTCCAACTCAATCAAGGGAACTCTCCATTCCTCATTATATAGAGGAAAAACTTGCATTGATTTGAAAAGTTCTGAATTATTGAAACAGAAGATTTTTGATACACAg AAAGTAGATGTACCAACAATCACAACCTTGCAAATGAGAGTGGAAGCAAGTGTAAAGAATCATGTATGGGCAACAAACATGACAAACCATGTCATGGTGATAAACAAACAGTTGAAGTCAACACTGTTAGGCATGATGCAACATAGACTGTTTCGTCCAAACAACACCAACTTGCGAAAAACTAGTAGAAAGAAACCCAAAATTTAG